CGTCCCCTTCATGGAGGTCAACGGCGAGCTTTGCAAAGGCTGCCAGTTGTGCCTGGCTGTCTGCCCGAAGAGTGTCATCGCGATCAGCGAGAAGCTCAACAGCGCCAGCTATCACCCCGCTTTCTACACCGGTGCCGACTGCACCGGCTGCGGGCTGTGCTTCTACGCGTGCCCGGAGCCGGGCGCCATCCGCGTGCACAAACCGTAGGATGCTGCGCCGGCGCGCACCGGTGCGCGACGGACGAAGGAACGGACCGCACGCACGAAACGAGGAATCATGGCCAGACAATTCATGAAGGGGAACGACGCCATCGT
The bacterium DNA segment above includes these coding regions:
- a CDS encoding 4Fe-4S dicluster domain-containing protein; translated protein: MNENTALDVPFMEVNGELCKGCQLCLAVCPKSVIAISEKLNSASYHPAFYTGADCTGCGLCFYACPEPGAIRVHKP